A DNA window from Candidatus Binatia bacterium contains the following coding sequences:
- a CDS encoding DUF72 domain-containing protein, producing MARFWIGTSGYGAKDWRGVFYPENLPEEELLRYYSERFPTVEFSAPFHRMPNIRTVQGWAKESAADFAFSLKAPRRITHDLQLRDAADPLTSFCDTVRVLRDKLGALLFQVPPFVRKDVSRLEDFLHQMPPGYRPAFEFRNPAWLTDDTFECLRRFDVALCVAEQAEQATPFEVTARFGYFRLRRPDYSAADLEQWAGRLLAAAARWEDVFVYFKQETPGRAPRLAEQLLGLVHPAPVDSRPAPRPVASV from the coding sequence ATGGCCCGGTTCTGGATCGGCACCTCCGGTTACGGCGCGAAGGATTGGCGCGGCGTCTTCTACCCCGAGAACCTGCCGGAGGAAGAACTGCTCCGCTACTACAGCGAGCGATTTCCGACGGTCGAGTTCAGCGCCCCCTTCCACCGTATGCCCAACATCCGCACCGTACAGGGGTGGGCCAAAGAGAGTGCCGCCGATTTCGCCTTTTCCTTGAAGGCCCCGCGGCGCATCACACACGATCTCCAATTGCGCGATGCGGCGGATCCGCTGACCTCGTTCTGCGACACCGTCCGCGTGCTCAGGGACAAGCTCGGAGCGTTGCTCTTCCAGGTACCGCCCTTCGTGCGTAAGGACGTTTCGCGTCTCGAGGATTTCCTGCACCAGATGCCGCCGGGCTACCGGCCGGCGTTCGAGTTCCGCAATCCCGCCTGGCTTACGGACGACACCTTCGAGTGTCTGCGCCGATTCGACGTGGCGCTGTGCGTTGCCGAGCAAGCGGAGCAGGCGACGCCGTTCGAGGTGACGGCGCGTTTCGGCTACTTCCGGCTGCGCCGTCCGGATTACTCGGCGGCGGATCTGGAGCAATGGGCCGGTCGCCTGCTCGCGGCCGCCGCGCGCTGGGAAGACGTGTTCGTCTACTTCAAGCAGGAAACGCCGGGGCGGGCACCGCGGTTAGCCGAGCAGTTGCTGGGACTCGTCCACCCCGCGCCGGTGGATTCCCGACCCGCGCCGCGGCCCGTCGCTTCCGTCTGA
- a CDS encoding CopG family transcriptional regulator — protein sequence MKAKTFDRKFDRGEDVIGDLDVGRLRRPGREARRVNVDFPAWMVDSLDEEARRLGVTRQSIIKLWIAERLERE from the coding sequence ATGAAAGCGAAGACCTTTGACCGCAAGTTCGACCGCGGCGAAGACGTGATCGGAGATCTGGATGTAGGACGCCTACGCAGGCCGGGACGCGAAGCCAGGCGGGTGAACGTCGACTTCCCGGCGTGGATGGTGGACTCTCTGGACGAGGAAGCCCGTCGTCTCGGGGTAACGCGCCAGTCGATCATCAAACTCTGGATTGCCGAGCGCCTGGAGCGAGAGTAG
- a CDS encoding BrnT family toxin, giving the protein MRFEFDAAKSESNRKKHGIDFFQAQRLWEDGRRVEVPARTEDEPRFLVVGKVADRHWSAVITYRNDVVRFISVRRPRSSEVEIYESEDL; this is encoded by the coding sequence ATGCGGTTCGAGTTCGATGCGGCGAAAAGCGAATCGAACCGCAAGAAACACGGGATCGATTTCTTCCAGGCGCAGCGACTGTGGGAAGACGGCCGGCGGGTTGAGGTACCGGCGAGAACCGAGGATGAGCCACGGTTTCTGGTCGTCGGAAAGGTCGCCGACAGACATTGGTCGGCGGTCATCACGTACCGCAACGATGTCGTGCGGTTCATTTCTGTGCGACGACCTCGATCGTCCGAGGTGGAGATCTATGAAAGCGAAGACCTTTGA
- a CDS encoding DUF1566 domain-containing protein has translation MKGFCGRPLGQVLVLAAAMAGAGVAGATPESSLEKCQKVVRGEAAKFAAGRTKALQVCLQKIAREVVVANGTGAAAASTCVSALRKLRNDANPTKTLAAKAGAKIAAACGTGLEHTLQDVLGTGASVAEPLNAENLNAWCKRFTGNGTVASLQDWTDCLIAAHECATNVQVSTQYPRALEWLDAVRPAMVALSPSPTDAIAELDEVNAAIEGPTDDDKPEVACGRGNFPASGQIVSYGADKNEGIPGGVPVADDGDVRSGAPLRFVDNGDGTITDVTTGLMWEKKDDAGGLHDWDNAYVWSGNGSQETIWDWLDDLNAEGGTGFAGYNDWRVPNIRELQSIVDFGQSGPQGYPVFHDGCVPSGCTVLACTCTAGAGYWTSTTYTNDATFAWFVHFSYGYTNVFLKSGAGVDRVRAVRGGL, from the coding sequence ATGAAGGGCTTTTGCGGTCGTCCGCTTGGTCAGGTGTTGGTGCTTGCAGCAGCGATGGCTGGGGCCGGGGTTGCCGGCGCTACGCCGGAGAGCAGTCTCGAGAAGTGCCAGAAGGTCGTGCGCGGAGAGGCGGCGAAATTTGCCGCGGGGCGCACCAAGGCTCTCCAGGTGTGCCTGCAGAAGATCGCCAGGGAGGTTGTGGTGGCGAATGGCACCGGGGCGGCGGCGGCGAGCACGTGCGTGAGCGCCTTGCGGAAGTTGCGCAACGACGCCAATCCGACCAAGACGCTGGCGGCGAAAGCCGGGGCCAAGATCGCGGCGGCGTGCGGGACAGGCCTCGAACACACGCTTCAGGACGTGTTGGGAACCGGGGCGAGCGTGGCCGAGCCGCTTAACGCAGAGAATTTGAACGCTTGGTGCAAGCGCTTCACGGGTAATGGCACCGTCGCCAGCCTGCAGGACTGGACCGACTGCCTTATCGCTGCCCATGAGTGCGCCACCAACGTGCAAGTGTCGACCCAGTATCCGCGGGCCCTCGAATGGCTCGACGCCGTGCGGCCGGCAATGGTGGCTCTGTCGCCGTCGCCGACTGACGCCATTGCGGAGCTGGATGAGGTTAATGCGGCGATCGAGGGACCGACCGACGACGACAAGCCCGAGGTTGCCTGCGGTCGCGGCAACTTCCCGGCCAGCGGGCAGATTGTGTCGTACGGGGCCGACAAGAACGAGGGCATACCGGGGGGCGTTCCGGTCGCGGACGATGGCGATGTACGTTCCGGTGCGCCGCTCCGCTTCGTCGACAACGGCGACGGTACGATCACGGACGTGACCACGGGCCTCATGTGGGAGAAGAAAGACGATGCCGGCGGGCTGCACGACTGGGACAACGCCTATGTCTGGTCGGGGAACGGGTCGCAGGAAACGATTTGGGATTGGCTCGATGACCTCAACGCCGAAGGAGGGACCGGGTTCGCGGGGTACAACGACTGGCGCGTCCCGAATATCCGCGAGCTGCAGAGCATCGTCGACTTCGGGCAGAGCGGACCGCAGGGCTACCCGGTGTTCCACGACGGCTGTGTGCCGTCGGGGTGTACGGTGCTCGCCTGCACGTGCACGGCGGGTGCCGGGTACTGGACCTCGACGACCTACACCAACGACGCGACGTTCGCGTGGTTCGTGCACTTCAGCTACGGCTACACCAATGTCTTCCTCAAGAGCGGTGCGGGCGTCGATCGGGTGCGTGCCGTTCGCGGCGGCCTCTGA
- a CDS encoding phosphoribosylaminoimidazolesuccinocarboxamide synthase: MNLASIELPGIEKVRSGKVRDIFDLGDHLLLVASDRISAFDVVIPTPIPGKGAVLNQLSAFWFERLDFVPNHMIATRVEDFPGELRPFADRLRGRSMIVKKAQPLAVECVVRGYLVGSGWKEYRERGTVCGIRLPTGLQQAGQLPEPLFTPSTKAETGHDENITWAECCRLVGEETARLARDFSLRIYNEGRAHAADRGIIVADTKFEFGLLDGNLILIDECLTPDSSRFWPADRYAAGSNPPSFDKQFVRDYLETLDWDKTPPAPALPDEVVGKTSEKYREAFTRLTGRRLEE; encoded by the coding sequence ATGAATCTGGCCTCCATCGAGCTTCCGGGAATCGAGAAGGTACGCAGCGGCAAGGTCCGCGACATTTTCGATCTGGGCGACCATCTGCTGCTGGTCGCATCCGACCGGATATCGGCATTCGACGTGGTGATTCCCACACCGATCCCGGGCAAGGGCGCCGTGCTCAATCAGCTTTCGGCGTTTTGGTTCGAGCGGTTGGATTTCGTTCCGAATCACATGATCGCGACCCGGGTCGAAGATTTCCCGGGGGAACTGCGGCCGTTCGCGGATCGTCTGCGCGGCCGGTCGATGATCGTGAAGAAAGCTCAACCTCTCGCGGTGGAGTGCGTGGTGCGCGGTTATCTGGTGGGATCGGGCTGGAAGGAATACCGGGAGCGGGGAACCGTCTGCGGCATCCGGTTGCCCACCGGCTTGCAGCAGGCGGGTCAGTTGCCGGAGCCGCTTTTCACCCCCTCCACGAAAGCCGAGACCGGACACGACGAAAACATCACGTGGGCGGAATGCTGCCGGCTCGTGGGCGAGGAAACGGCCCGCCTGGCGCGCGATTTCAGCCTCCGCATCTACAACGAAGGCCGCGCCCACGCGGCGGATCGGGGCATTATCGTCGCCGACACCAAGTTCGAGTTCGGCCTCCTGGACGGCAACCTGATCCTCATTGACGAATGCCTCACCCCCGATTCGTCGCGGTTCTGGCCGGCCGACCGCTATGCCGCGGGGTCCAATCCGCCGAGTTTCGACAAGCAGTTCGTACGGGACTATCTCGAGACACTCGACTGGGACAAGACTCCGCCGGCGCCGGCGCTTCCCGACGAAGTCGTTGGCAAGACCTCCGAGAAATACCGGGAGGCATTCACCCGCCTGACCGGACGGCGGCTCGAGGAATAA
- a CDS encoding DUF721 domain-containing protein: MSRRTLPPATVGDVLQAVLQRLDPEQELRAYRVWDVWVQVVGPTVARRAQPSRVRNGVLVVTVATHAWMQELQFMKETLRERLNARLGVPAIRDIFFVAGHVDVPAEAEPPPTPPPGAPAPPVPLPDLDDPALAATFARIMGAHARRTRAATSGKGATRPRRRR; this comes from the coding sequence ATGTCGCGCCGAACGCTCCCGCCCGCCACCGTGGGCGATGTCCTGCAAGCCGTGCTGCAGCGTCTCGATCCGGAGCAGGAACTGCGTGCCTACCGGGTGTGGGACGTGTGGGTGCAGGTGGTCGGTCCGACCGTGGCGCGTCGGGCGCAGCCTTCCCGTGTGCGCAATGGCGTACTCGTGGTGACGGTGGCCACGCACGCGTGGATGCAGGAGTTGCAGTTCATGAAGGAGACGCTGCGCGAGCGGCTCAACGCCCGTCTCGGCGTGCCGGCGATTCGCGATATCTTCTTCGTGGCCGGACACGTCGATGTACCAGCGGAGGCCGAGCCGCCGCCAACGCCGCCGCCCGGCGCGCCGGCGCCGCCGGTGCCGCTGCCCGACCTCGACGATCCGGCGCTGGCGGCGACGTTTGCACGCATCATGGGTGCGCACGCACGCCGCACGCGCGCCGCGACTTCAGGCAAAGGGGCGACCCGACCGCGGCGCCGCCGGTAA
- a CDS encoding vitamin B12-dependent ribonucleotide reductase: protein MREPARRRKEDGQAGRVRAAAEAVRGVTVPRSFSAPGVDPFDAVEWDRRSAVITGERGEVVFEQHDVEIPRPWSQLATSVVVSKYFRGPLNSRERETSVRQLIGRVVGTLRGWGERQGYFATPADAEHFAADLTHLLVEQKAAFNSPVWFNVGIEPQPQCSACFILAVDDTMESILGWYRNEGIIFKGGSGSGVNLSRIRSAKEKLAGGGTASGPVSFMRAADASAGVIKSGGKTRRAAKMVILNADHPDILDFIRCKEEEEKKAWALIDAGYDGSLDGPAYASVFFQNANNSVRVTDEFMRAVDTDGVWHTRYVLDDSVAGTYRAREMLRMIAEATHVCGDPGMQFDTTINGWHTCPNAGRINASNPCSEYMHLDNSACNLASLNLLKFVDDAGDFDTAAFKRACEIMILAQDIVVDNSSYPTAEITANARAYRELGLGYANLGALLMSLGLPYDSEAGRQYAAAVTALMCGAAYAQSARIAAAKGPFAGFAADRAGTLGVIERHRACAHKLDPTYVPLELLTAARAAWDDAVSLGAAHGVRNSQVTVLAPTGTIAFMMDCDTTGVEPDIALVKYKKLVGGGLLKIVNGTVPRALRRLGYESKQIQAIVEYIDEHDTIEGAPELRDEDLAVFDCAFKPANGMRAIHYLGHLRMMGAVQPFISGAISKTINMPNAATVEDIMDAYMEAWRLGVKAVAIYRDGCKRTQPLNTGSKPEKKAAAPLTEAQPVRRRLPQDCTSLRHKFDIAGHEGYIHVGLFEDGTPGEVFIKIAKEGSTIAGLMDTIGILVSMALQYGVPLEVLVNKFSHVRFEPSGFTKNPAIPIAKSLIDYIFRFLGARFMSPEKHSDIGIASIEAPSETRGAGHDSTQPGRATGVTALGFSPQADAPSCSDCGAIMVRNGSCYKCLNCGATSGCS from the coding sequence ATGAGGGAACCGGCGCGGCGGCGCAAGGAGGATGGGCAGGCGGGGCGCGTGCGGGCAGCGGCCGAGGCGGTGCGTGGGGTGACGGTGCCCCGGTCTTTCAGCGCCCCCGGGGTCGATCCGTTCGACGCCGTCGAGTGGGATCGGCGCAGCGCGGTGATCACCGGCGAACGCGGCGAAGTGGTCTTCGAGCAGCACGACGTGGAGATCCCGCGGCCCTGGTCGCAACTGGCGACCAGCGTGGTCGTGTCGAAGTACTTCCGCGGCCCCCTCAACAGTCGGGAACGCGAGACCAGCGTTCGCCAACTCATCGGTCGGGTGGTCGGAACGCTGCGCGGTTGGGGCGAGCGGCAGGGGTACTTCGCGACGCCCGCCGATGCGGAGCACTTCGCGGCCGATCTGACTCATCTGCTGGTCGAGCAGAAGGCGGCCTTTAACAGCCCGGTGTGGTTCAACGTCGGCATCGAGCCGCAGCCGCAGTGCTCGGCGTGCTTCATTCTGGCGGTCGACGACACGATGGAGTCGATCCTCGGCTGGTATCGCAACGAAGGGATAATCTTCAAAGGTGGGTCGGGCTCGGGGGTCAACCTGTCGCGCATTCGCTCGGCGAAGGAAAAACTGGCCGGCGGCGGCACGGCTTCGGGGCCGGTGTCGTTCATGCGCGCCGCCGACGCCTCGGCCGGGGTCATCAAATCCGGCGGCAAGACCAGGCGCGCGGCCAAGATGGTGATTCTGAACGCCGATCACCCGGATATCCTCGACTTCATTCGCTGCAAGGAAGAGGAAGAGAAGAAGGCCTGGGCGCTCATCGACGCCGGTTACGACGGCTCGCTCGACGGCCCGGCGTACGCCTCGGTCTTCTTCCAGAACGCCAACAACTCGGTGCGCGTGACCGACGAGTTCATGCGCGCCGTCGACACCGACGGCGTCTGGCACACTCGCTACGTCCTCGACGACAGCGTCGCCGGCACCTACCGGGCGCGAGAAATGCTGCGCATGATCGCCGAGGCGACCCACGTGTGCGGCGATCCGGGCATGCAGTTCGACACCACGATCAACGGCTGGCACACGTGCCCGAACGCCGGCCGCATCAACGCGTCCAATCCGTGCTCGGAGTACATGCACCTCGACAACTCGGCGTGCAATCTGGCGTCGTTGAATCTGCTCAAGTTCGTCGACGACGCCGGCGACTTCGATACCGCGGCGTTCAAACGCGCCTGCGAGATCATGATTCTGGCGCAGGACATCGTCGTCGATAACTCGAGCTACCCGACGGCGGAAATCACCGCCAATGCACGCGCCTATCGGGAGTTGGGTCTCGGTTACGCCAACCTCGGCGCCTTGCTGATGTCGCTCGGTCTTCCCTACGACTCGGAGGCCGGGCGGCAGTACGCCGCCGCCGTCACGGCCCTCATGTGCGGGGCGGCGTACGCGCAGTCGGCCCGCATCGCCGCCGCCAAGGGTCCGTTCGCCGGCTTCGCCGCCGACCGTGCGGGCACGCTCGGCGTCATCGAACGGCACCGCGCCTGCGCGCACAAACTCGATCCGACCTACGTGCCGCTCGAACTGCTGACGGCGGCGCGCGCCGCGTGGGACGATGCCGTCAGTCTCGGCGCGGCCCACGGGGTGCGCAACTCGCAAGTTACGGTGCTGGCGCCGACCGGCACGATCGCGTTCATGATGGACTGCGACACCACCGGGGTGGAGCCGGACATCGCCCTGGTAAAATACAAGAAGCTGGTCGGCGGCGGGCTGCTGAAGATCGTCAACGGCACCGTGCCGCGCGCACTGCGACGGCTGGGCTACGAATCGAAGCAGATCCAGGCGATCGTCGAATACATCGACGAGCACGACACCATCGAGGGCGCCCCGGAACTGCGCGATGAAGACCTCGCGGTGTTCGACTGCGCCTTCAAGCCCGCCAACGGAATGCGCGCCATACACTACCTCGGGCACCTGCGCATGATGGGCGCCGTCCAGCCCTTCATCTCCGGCGCGATCTCGAAGACCATCAACATGCCGAACGCCGCCACCGTTGAAGACATCATGGACGCGTACATGGAGGCGTGGCGACTGGGCGTCAAAGCGGTGGCGATCTACCGCGACGGCTGCAAACGCACGCAACCGCTCAACACCGGCAGCAAGCCGGAGAAGAAGGCTGCGGCCCCGCTAACGGAGGCCCAGCCCGTGCGGCGCCGCCTGCCGCAGGATTGCACCTCACTGCGGCACAAATTCGATATTGCCGGACACGAGGGCTACATCCACGTCGGTCTGTTCGAAGACGGCACTCCCGGCGAGGTCTTCATCAAGATCGCCAAGGAAGGCAGCACGATCGCCGGTTTGATGGACACGATCGGCATCCTCGTGTCGATGGCCCTGCAGTACGGCGTGCCGCTCGAGGTTCTCGTCAACAAGTTCAGCCACGTCCGTTTCGAACCCTCGGGATTCACGAAGAATCCGGCGATTCCGATCGCCAAGTCGCTGATCGACTACATCTTCCGCTTCCTCGGGGCGCGTTTCATGAGCCCCGAGAAGCACTCCGATATCGGTATTGCCAGCATCGAAGCCCCGAGCGAAACCCGCGGCGCGGGGCACGACTCGACCCAACCGGGTCGCGCAACCGGGGTCACCGCGCTGGGTTTCAGCCCGCAGGCGGATGCGCCAAGTTGCTCGGACTGCGGCGCGATCATGGTTCGCAACGGCAGTTGCTACAAATGCCTCAACTGCGGCGCCACGAGCGGGTGCTCGTGA
- a CDS encoding TetR/AcrR family transcriptional regulator has product MADKAQIDAHEAREKILSAASQLFARQGYENTTLSQVAREAKVSKALIFWHFDSKEALYRSALRRTLEPYFINVDSLEGLEAREQLGLLIDRFFAFTQENVYSVRFFLTLTLRGEEQAEDEGLSRVIALYRAFEGSIAEILDRGQRQGVFRADASPTREAAFIMATLGGILIQRFLSTPESGEPEALLNHLKTTLFQRLLVDSGAAIHAGRLD; this is encoded by the coding sequence ATGGCCGACAAAGCCCAGATAGACGCGCACGAAGCGCGGGAGAAAATTCTTTCCGCAGCCTCCCAGCTATTTGCGCGGCAGGGGTACGAGAATACAACTCTGTCGCAGGTGGCGCGGGAGGCGAAGGTCAGCAAGGCACTGATCTTCTGGCACTTCGATTCCAAGGAGGCGCTCTATCGGAGCGCCCTGAGAAGGACGCTCGAGCCGTATTTCATCAACGTCGACTCGCTCGAGGGGCTCGAGGCGCGAGAACAGCTCGGGTTACTGATCGACCGTTTTTTCGCCTTCACGCAGGAGAACGTCTATTCGGTACGGTTCTTCCTCACCTTGACGCTGCGCGGCGAGGAACAGGCCGAAGACGAGGGACTCTCCCGGGTGATCGCCCTGTACCGGGCGTTCGAAGGATCGATCGCGGAAATCCTCGATCGCGGTCAACGTCAGGGTGTGTTCCGCGCCGATGCCAGTCCGACGCGCGAGGCCGCGTTCATCATGGCCACTCTCGGCGGCATTCTGATTCAACGCTTCCTGAGTACCCCGGAATCGGGGGAGCCTGAAGCCCTGCTGAACCACCTGAAGACGACGCTGTTCCAGCGCCTTCTGGTCGATTCCGGTGCCGCAATCCACGCGGGGCGCCTCGACTGA
- a CDS encoding transglycosylase SLT domain-containing protein: protein MRPRRSKISWGLRAGAAIVSGFAVGTLLQRPSGEAPAAPAATTVPILAEAETPQTGAVSTAAAAQPWTLHSNGWRIRVTDVAPAAAESLASPDLPAPAPEVYGPPVPTRRPLISVYDDLLARHAAEEGFDWRLIAAIVGEESGFEPTSRSSMGAYGLMQIMPIAAEEVGMENFTEPEDNIRTGVLYLRYLGELFNEARDADRLKLVLAAYNMGPGHLQDARLLAVELGNDPNVWDNEMEAVIPLLEDPEYYEYLPNGYARGRGVVRYVYRVLERYDRYRVLTAEAEARQRTAARPSNRRRRHG, encoded by the coding sequence ATGCGCCCCCGCCGCTCGAAGATAAGCTGGGGTCTGCGGGCCGGTGCGGCGATCGTAAGCGGCTTCGCCGTCGGCACTCTCTTGCAGCGTCCATCCGGCGAAGCGCCCGCGGCGCCCGCGGCGACGACGGTCCCGATCCTCGCCGAAGCCGAGACGCCGCAAACCGGCGCCGTGTCCACGGCCGCGGCGGCGCAGCCGTGGACCCTCCACAGCAATGGCTGGCGCATCCGCGTCACCGATGTGGCGCCGGCCGCTGCCGAGTCGCTCGCGTCCCCGGACCTCCCGGCGCCGGCCCCCGAGGTGTACGGGCCGCCGGTGCCCACCCGCCGGCCGCTGATCTCGGTGTACGATGACCTGCTGGCACGGCACGCCGCCGAGGAAGGCTTCGATTGGCGTCTTATTGCCGCGATCGTCGGCGAGGAGTCGGGTTTCGAACCGACCAGTCGAAGTTCCATGGGCGCATACGGCCTGATGCAGATCATGCCCATCGCCGCGGAAGAGGTGGGCATGGAGAACTTCACCGAGCCCGAGGACAACATCCGCACCGGCGTACTCTACCTGCGCTACCTCGGCGAACTCTTTAACGAGGCGCGCGACGCCGACCGGCTCAAGCTCGTGCTTGCCGCGTACAATATGGGCCCCGGCCACCTGCAAGACGCGCGACTCCTCGCCGTCGAGCTGGGTAACGATCCCAATGTCTGGGACAACGAGATGGAAGCCGTCATCCCGCTCCTCGAAGATCCCGAATACTACGAGTACCTGCCCAACGGATACGCTCGCGGCCGCGGCGTCGTTCGTTACGTCTATCGCGTGCTGGAAAGGTACGACCGCTATCGCGTGCTGACGGCCGAAGCGGAAGCCCGCCAGCGTACCGCGGCGCGGCCGTCTAACCGACGTCGCCGCCACGGCTGA
- a CDS encoding HAD family phosphatase: MRKTSHPIPRLRDISAVIFDLDGVLVDSEPLHFRAANRVLGGYGHAITEPEYVRFIGLGERATWEAWRRQYALAAPVEALVEKHTAARRAEIDAGVEPIGPAVTLAARLAATGVRLAIASSSTREIIEALLRALGVDDLFGVLVSGEDPGVTRSKPAPDVYLEAARRLGVAASACLAIEDSAPGVAAATAAGMVCVAVPGRWTRHQDFGAADVVLASLDYFPLIVS; this comes from the coding sequence ATGCGGAAGACCTCCCATCCCATCCCGCGTCTGCGGGACATCTCCGCGGTGATTTTCGATCTCGACGGGGTGCTCGTCGATTCCGAGCCGTTGCATTTCCGGGCCGCCAACCGCGTCCTCGGTGGCTACGGCCATGCCATTACCGAACCCGAGTACGTGCGATTCATCGGCCTCGGGGAACGTGCGACCTGGGAAGCCTGGCGGCGGCAGTATGCGCTGGCGGCGCCGGTGGAAGCGCTGGTGGAGAAGCACACCGCCGCCCGTCGCGCCGAGATCGATGCCGGTGTGGAGCCGATCGGCCCGGCGGTGACGCTGGCGGCAAGGCTCGCAGCGACGGGAGTGCGGCTGGCGATCGCGTCGTCGTCGACCCGGGAGATCATCGAAGCCTTGCTGAGGGCGCTCGGGGTCGACGATCTGTTCGGTGTACTGGTGTCCGGGGAGGACCCGGGGGTGACCCGGAGCAAACCGGCGCCGGACGTATACCTGGAGGCGGCGCGCCGCCTGGGGGTTGCCGCGTCGGCCTGCCTGGCCATAGAGGATTCGGCGCCCGGCGTGGCGGCGGCGACGGCGGCTGGGATGGTATGTGTGGCGGTGCCGGGCCGGTGGACGCGGCACCAGGACTTCGGCGCCGCGGACGTGGTACTGGCCAGCCTCGATTATTTTCCGTTGATCGTGTCTTGA